Proteins from a single region of Novosphingobium sp. CECT 9465:
- the thyA gene encoding thymidylate synthase, with protein sequence MSSATDSARHYEWQYLDLMRRIWEQGDERIDRTGVGTRSIFGAQLRFDLSGGRMPLLTTKRVFWKTATREFLWFLTGDTNIRDLCAQGVQIWTDWPLDKYRKASGDAITREAFSARIVADDAFAREWGDLGPVYGKQWTDWPVYEPAGGGLFRQRPAGVNQVAEVVESLRVNPGSRRHIVEGWNVAEIGQMALPPCHKTYQFHVSGNRLNGLLYQRSCDVALGLPFNLWGGALFLRLLAQQCDLEPGELVWMGGDTHLYLNHAELVEAQLAREPEGDPRLAILRRPDSIFGYRIEDFEVTGYAPQGHLSAPVAV encoded by the coding sequence TGGGAACAGGGGGATGAACGGATCGACCGGACGGGCGTGGGCACACGATCGATTTTCGGTGCGCAATTGCGCTTCGATCTGTCCGGTGGGCGCATGCCGCTGCTGACGACGAAACGCGTGTTCTGGAAAACCGCGACGCGCGAATTCCTGTGGTTCCTGACCGGCGATACCAACATTCGCGATCTGTGCGCGCAAGGCGTACAGATCTGGACCGACTGGCCGCTGGACAAGTATCGCAAGGCGAGTGGCGACGCCATCACCCGTGAAGCGTTTTCCGCGCGGATCGTGGCGGACGATGCCTTTGCGCGCGAATGGGGCGATCTTGGCCCGGTCTATGGCAAGCAATGGACCGATTGGCCTGTCTATGAACCGGCGGGCGGCGGGCTTTTCAGGCAACGCCCGGCTGGCGTCAATCAGGTGGCCGAAGTCGTGGAATCGCTGCGCGTCAATCCGGGGAGCCGCCGACACATCGTCGAGGGGTGGAACGTGGCCGAGATCGGCCAGATGGCGCTGCCACCGTGTCACAAGACATACCAGTTTCACGTAAGCGGCAACCGGCTGAACGGATTGCTGTATCAACGCAGCTGCGACGTGGCGCTGGGCCTGCCGTTCAACTTGTGGGGTGGCGCGCTGTTCCTGCGGCTTCTGGCGCAGCAATGCGATCTTGAACCGGGGGAACTGGTGTGGATGGGTGGCGACACGCACCTTTATCTGAACCACGCGGAACTGGTCGAAGCGCAACTTGCGCGGGAACCCGAAGGCGATCCGCGGCTTGCCATCCTGCGCCGCCCCGATAGTATCTTTGGCTACCGGATCGAGGATTTCGAAGTGACTGGATATGCACCGCAAGGGCATTTGAG